Proteins from a genomic interval of Prevotella sp. E13-27:
- a CDS encoding AI-2E family transporter, whose product MESKKITFDAVVRGVLGVLVVVGIVMLLNRLSSVLLPFFVAWLIAYLLFPLVRFFQYTCRLRFRIVGIICAFLVVSAFFTGLFFLIVPPMIEEGGRIKDIIIEYIEGSSMLSSIPLKIQEFIRENTDAEQLKAIVTHDGFMDSVKETMPKIWSIIAQSISLLGSILSLTMIFLYTLFILIDYEELSDGWPNLLPARYRPFAVQLLNDVEEGMNKYFRGQGLIAFIVGVLFSIGFLIIDFPMAIALGLFIGLLNMVPYLQTLGFIPCIILALVKSADTGQNFWLIMLSVLIVFAVVQLIQDGFLTPKIMGHVTGLNAAIILLSLSIWGSLLGMLGMIIALPLTTLLLNYYQRYFIKHEKSSWR is encoded by the coding sequence ATGGAATCGAAGAAGATAACTTTTGACGCCGTTGTGCGTGGAGTCTTGGGAGTGTTAGTCGTTGTTGGTATAGTAATGTTGCTCAATAGGCTGAGCAGTGTGCTGTTACCATTCTTTGTGGCGTGGCTGATAGCTTATCTGCTTTTTCCGCTTGTGAGATTCTTCCAATACACCTGTCGTCTTCGATTCCGTATCGTAGGCATCATCTGTGCCTTCCTTGTGGTGTCTGCATTCTTCACAGGCCTATTCTTTCTCATTGTTCCGCCTATGATAGAAGAGGGTGGCCGTATAAAGGACATCATCATCGAGTATATTGAAGGTAGTAGCATGCTAAGCAGCATACCGTTGAAGATACAGGAGTTTATTCGCGAGAATACTGATGCCGAACAGCTGAAAGCCATCGTGACGCATGATGGCTTCATGGACAGCGTTAAGGAGACCATGCCAAAGATATGGTCAATCATAGCTCAGTCAATAAGTTTGCTGGGTAGCATCCTTTCCCTCACCATGATTTTCCTATATACGCTTTTCATTCTCATTGACTATGAAGAGCTTTCTGATGGATGGCCCAACCTGTTGCCTGCACGCTATCGTCCTTTCGCAGTCCAGCTTCTGAATGATGTTGAGGAAGGCATGAACAAATATTTCCGTGGTCAGGGTCTCATAGCCTTCATCGTGGGTGTACTGTTCTCCATTGGCTTTCTCATCATCGACTTCCCCATGGCTATTGCTCTCGGCCTGTTCATTGGCTTGCTCAACATGGTGCCCTATCTGCAGACCCTTGGTTTCATTCCGTGCATAATCCTTGCTCTTGTCAAGAGTGCCGACACAGGTCAGAATTTCTGGCTCATCATGCTCTCTGTGCTTATAGTTTTTGCTGTGGTGCAACTCATTCAGGATGGCTTCCTCACTCCAAAGATTATGGGACATGTCACAGGTCTCAATGCTGCCATAATCCTCCTGTCGCTGTCTATCTGGGGCTCGCTCCTTGGCATGCTTGGCATGATTATCGCCTTGCCACTTACCACACTTCTCCTGAACTATTACCAGCGCTATTTCATTAAGCACGAGAAGAGTAGTTGGAGGTGA
- a CDS encoding cellulosome protein — translation MTINRNFIISLAVMLLIPLTSSAQRLMQKTGRAVVAVNRTGGRSVTSQGGQGSLISWRKLAEEPEGTTYNVYKRAKGASSYTKINASPLKVTCLSTTLTNNTEYAVSAITPDGVEGEISKPFLYTTRSWPNVWFNFDFDNTVLQRNDYRTKYVWPMDLDGDGEFDAVVADRLYAGSSDSEEGGENTSTTSHKIQAYRLDGTLLWTVDMGPNVNICSGQNDMVLAYDINCDGRCEVIIRSSDGTRFWDKQNNTWGKYVGGSTTADIDNDGIVDYRTQTKRNPPFYISVIDGETGAELAYNELKYTELTEPNGDAYRRDNRADYMNFGYGAMEGHYGIAYLDGIHPSLVMECENRDNSGQHHGYILSWDYDWNDGTATNWHHSSTWVRNPKRPGCAEFHQIRILDSDGDGCDEMWAGGYGVNPRQDRFVSTGLAHGDRFIISDIDPDRPGLEGFAIQQSALLGQCLYDARTAERIKEWYLPSVYDVGRGACLDIDASHKGYEILSYADEFVYDCKGEKTGQTRTGSMFEGIWWDGRLQREWINSPGGSGWDTNIMITRVLGDRLVEFSQESSWATHGGTGTRPAFMGDLVGDWREEIILAKQNGSSSTGLTGYTTNIPTSYSIYCLQQDPHYRGDCTTRGYYQHPNTGYYLGGGMPMPPLPPVFTADERNTMVSGKSVMFDIQGDNDQPVAVNGEAPTVIYLMNPRGHDYSFEGTGTTGNGQLIKSLQGTATWSCDLGHTGLNLISEGTLCVNGTISGPVELRARGTLAGNATLLDTINFEGALNYEGCRLKPGNDNDPEGVIVSKKSMTLPGEVYLEITAGFIGNSLETIPVSSYISVEGDLTFKGTNYVTVNLLNGDAATYKLAECTGTLTCDPSKLKVRGLGGINYDLAVEGKQLLLIINGSRKPADNVVWTGAESSVWDFKAKNFSLLSSATPFVSGDTVVFNAQGANKNITINESLPVGGVSFDAGKYVLSGDGGISGNGGITVNAMADVTLNMKYSDYTGATIVNGGKLTVPNFYDGGQKSAIGASTASEGNLVLNGGTLVLSKDNQATNHIITITDTATITISSSNSSLSLKGQVKGSGYLVKDGPGQLNFTYGGANNFAGVIVKKGVIAQGAWNSTFGRSGSPMVLAGGEVHQISNNSTSTIPVFNHVTTVIEGTTNTINGSRRSKINGSFLGKGSLTILTHYVRCDIGADFSKFEGQLTLMNSDSDNDAVRLMQNVTDMSKTALTIGAGSYVAHFASGGGSEVAATTKIGSLSSTATDAVLGGSSSIFKVGYLGADTEFVGLLKAQRVEKVGEGRLTLKTSGHTSPMTVSGGTLEMRSADTAPMTSALITVGNGGTLLGTGMLSSVTVQKGGIVRGGLASVTTGQLRIKNNLTLSSGSTVLVELGKTTGNTRLAVTGSITHNGDTILVHVPSGRELSEGDELQVFTSGYSSATGEVVVKCLSDDGRLYGFDTSLLNSDGKLVVNNQYVGVDNMMFSDDAIVDVFTTDGRKVRSGVRRTNALNALPAGVYVVGRMVNGRIVGCKEIK, via the coding sequence ATGACAATCAATCGAAATTTCATCATTTCTTTAGCAGTAATGCTATTGATTCCGCTGACATCTTCTGCCCAACGACTGATGCAGAAGACTGGTCGTGCGGTAGTTGCAGTAAACCGCACAGGCGGACGAAGTGTTACATCTCAGGGTGGACAGGGGTCACTCATCTCTTGGCGAAAACTCGCTGAGGAGCCCGAGGGCACTACTTATAATGTGTATAAGAGAGCTAAAGGCGCTTCTTCCTACACAAAGATCAACGCTTCGCCACTGAAGGTGACCTGCCTTTCTACGACACTTACCAACAACACAGAATATGCAGTCTCTGCTATCACTCCCGATGGCGTGGAGGGAGAGATTAGTAAGCCATTCCTATATACCACTAGGTCTTGGCCTAACGTGTGGTTCAATTTCGACTTTGACAACACAGTCCTTCAGCGTAATGACTATCGAACGAAATACGTATGGCCAATGGATCTCGATGGTGATGGCGAATTTGATGCTGTCGTTGCTGATCGTCTGTATGCTGGTTCCAGTGATAGTGAAGAGGGCGGTGAGAATACCTCTACCACCTCGCATAAGATTCAGGCATATCGTCTTGATGGCACGTTGCTATGGACTGTCGATATGGGACCAAACGTTAACATCTGTAGTGGTCAGAACGATATGGTCCTTGCCTACGACATCAACTGTGACGGACGTTGCGAGGTTATTATCCGTTCCAGCGATGGCACTCGCTTTTGGGACAAGCAGAACAATACTTGGGGAAAATATGTTGGAGGCAGCACTACTGCCGATATCGATAATGACGGAATAGTTGATTATCGCACTCAGACGAAGCGCAACCCACCGTTCTACATATCTGTCATAGATGGTGAGACAGGTGCTGAACTGGCTTATAACGAATTGAAGTACACAGAGTTGACTGAACCTAATGGTGACGCTTATCGTCGAGACAATCGTGCCGACTACATGAATTTTGGCTATGGCGCAATGGAAGGCCATTATGGCATTGCCTATCTCGATGGAATACATCCTTCGCTTGTAATGGAATGTGAGAACCGTGATAACAGTGGACAGCATCATGGATATATCTTGTCATGGGACTATGATTGGAATGATGGAACGGCAACCAACTGGCATCACAGCTCTACGTGGGTAAGAAATCCAAAGCGACCAGGATGTGCTGAGTTCCATCAGATTCGTATCCTTGACAGCGATGGTGATGGCTGTGACGAGATGTGGGCTGGAGGCTATGGCGTTAATCCGCGTCAAGATCGTTTCGTGTCAACAGGATTGGCTCATGGAGACCGTTTCATAATCAGCGATATTGATCCAGATCGTCCAGGTCTTGAGGGCTTTGCCATTCAGCAAAGTGCTCTCCTCGGACAGTGCCTCTATGATGCTCGTACTGCAGAGCGCATAAAAGAGTGGTATCTTCCTTCAGTCTATGATGTTGGTCGTGGCGCATGTCTCGATATTGATGCTTCGCACAAAGGCTATGAGATTCTGAGCTATGCTGATGAGTTCGTCTATGACTGCAAGGGCGAGAAAACCGGTCAGACACGTACAGGCTCAATGTTTGAAGGCATCTGGTGGGACGGACGTCTTCAGCGTGAATGGATCAACTCCCCAGGTGGTTCTGGCTGGGACACCAACATCATGATTACTCGCGTTTTGGGTGATCGCCTTGTTGAGTTCTCACAAGAGAGTAGCTGGGCTACTCATGGAGGCACAGGCACTCGTCCTGCCTTCATGGGTGACCTCGTAGGTGACTGGCGTGAAGAGATTATCCTTGCCAAACAGAATGGAAGCAGCTCTACTGGTCTCACAGGCTACACCACTAATATCCCCACATCTTATAGTATATACTGTCTGCAACAGGATCCTCACTATCGTGGCGACTGTACCACTCGTGGCTATTATCAGCATCCTAACACAGGCTACTATCTTGGCGGAGGCATGCCTATGCCACCATTGCCACCTGTCTTTACAGCTGACGAGCGAAACACAATGGTAAGTGGTAAGAGTGTCATGTTTGATATTCAAGGTGATAACGACCAGCCTGTTGCTGTCAATGGAGAAGCTCCAACAGTAATCTACTTAATGAATCCTCGTGGTCATGACTATTCCTTTGAAGGAACTGGCACAACAGGCAATGGTCAGCTTATAAAGTCATTGCAGGGCACGGCTACATGGTCTTGCGACTTAGGCCATACAGGTCTTAACCTCATCAGCGAGGGTACACTTTGTGTTAATGGAACAATTAGTGGTCCTGTTGAGTTGCGTGCTCGTGGTACGTTGGCAGGCAACGCAACACTTCTTGATACTATCAACTTTGAAGGTGCCCTTAACTATGAGGGATGCCGCTTGAAGCCAGGCAATGACAATGATCCAGAGGGAGTTATCGTATCGAAGAAGAGCATGACTCTTCCTGGAGAGGTCTATTTGGAAATCACAGCAGGCTTCATTGGTAATTCTTTAGAAACGATCCCTGTGTCTTCTTACATTTCTGTTGAAGGCGACCTCACTTTCAAGGGGACAAACTATGTTACTGTCAATCTTCTTAATGGCGATGCAGCAACATACAAATTGGCAGAATGTACAGGCACGTTGACATGCGACCCTTCAAAATTGAAAGTTCGTGGACTTGGAGGCATCAACTACGATCTCGCAGTAGAAGGGAAACAGTTACTCCTTATTATAAATGGTTCGCGTAAGCCGGCTGACAATGTCGTGTGGACTGGAGCCGAGAGCAGCGTGTGGGACTTCAAGGCAAAGAACTTCTCTCTGCTGTCGTCTGCCACACCTTTCGTATCAGGCGATACTGTGGTGTTCAATGCCCAGGGTGCTAACAAAAATATCACTATTAATGAGTCATTACCTGTTGGCGGAGTATCGTTCGATGCTGGAAAATATGTCCTTTCCGGCGATGGAGGCATATCGGGTAATGGTGGCATAACAGTCAACGCTATGGCCGATGTGACGCTCAACATGAAGTATAGTGACTATACAGGTGCTACCATCGTAAATGGAGGTAAGCTCACCGTTCCCAATTTCTATGATGGAGGACAGAAGAGTGCCATTGGCGCCTCTACAGCATCTGAAGGTAACCTCGTTCTCAATGGAGGCACACTCGTTCTTAGCAAAGATAATCAGGCAACAAATCACATTATTACCATTACAGATACTGCCACAATCACTATTTCCTCGTCAAATAGTTCTCTGTCTCTTAAAGGACAGGTTAAAGGTAGTGGCTATCTTGTGAAGGATGGTCCAGGACAGCTGAACTTCACTTATGGAGGTGCTAACAATTTTGCAGGCGTCATAGTAAAGAAAGGTGTTATTGCTCAGGGCGCATGGAACTCTACCTTCGGACGCTCTGGCTCGCCCATGGTTCTTGCTGGTGGTGAGGTTCATCAGATTAGCAACAACAGCACAAGCACCATTCCTGTTTTCAATCATGTTACAACAGTTATTGAAGGCACTACGAATACTATTAATGGCTCACGTCGCAGCAAGATTAACGGCTCGTTCCTTGGCAAAGGCTCTCTTACTATTCTTACTCACTATGTGCGTTGTGACATTGGTGCCGACTTCAGTAAGTTCGAAGGTCAGCTTACATTAATGAATAGCGACTCTGACAATGATGCTGTGCGCCTGATGCAAAATGTTACCGATATGAGCAAGACCGCACTCACCATTGGTGCAGGCAGCTATGTTGCTCATTTCGCCAGTGGTGGTGGAAGCGAGGTCGCAGCAACGACAAAGATTGGTTCTCTTTCTTCTACTGCTACCGATGCTGTCCTTGGTGGCTCTTCAAGCATTTTCAAGGTGGGCTACCTTGGTGCTGATACAGAGTTTGTAGGACTTCTGAAGGCACAGCGAGTGGAGAAAGTAGGCGAGGGTAGACTTACTCTTAAGACGAGTGGCCACACATCACCTATGACAGTCAGCGGAGGCACACTCGAGATGCGTAGTGCCGATACTGCTCCCATGACCTCAGCTCTCATTACTGTTGGCAATGGTGGCACGCTGCTTGGCACAGGCATGCTCTCATCAGTAACAGTACAGAAGGGTGGCATCGTCCGTGGTGGTTTGGCATCGGTTACCACAGGTCAGCTTCGCATAAAGAATAACCTCACTCTAAGCAGTGGCTCAACTGTTCTTGTCGAACTGGGCAAGACAACAGGCAACACACGGCTCGCTGTTACTGGCAGCATCACCCATAATGGTGACACCATTCTTGTGCATGTGCCATCAGGACGCGAACTCAGCGAAGGTGATGAGCTTCAGGTCTTCACTTCAGGTTACTCTTCAGCAACAGGTGAGGTCGTGGTGAAATGTCTTTCTGATGATGGCAGGCTATACGGCTTCGATACCTCGCTTCTCAATAGCGATGGCAAGTTGGTGGTGAACAACCAGTATGTTGGTGTTGACAACATGATGTTCAGTGACGACGCCATAGTTGATGTATTCACTACTGACGGACGCAAGGTGCGTAGTGGTGTGCGTAGGACTAATGCTCTTAACGCCCTTCCTGCAGGTGTCTATGTCGTAGGCCGCATGGTCAATGGCCGCATTGTAGGATGTAAGGAAATAAAATAA
- the axeA1 gene encoding acetylxylan esterase AxeA1: MRHFFLSGLLAVASVVFAQTNRTFTFNITPDGKANMVAYLPDNPTGRAIVDCPGGGYSHLSMQNEGHDWASFFNKRGIAYFVLTYRMPNGDRNIPMSDARMAIRTVRDSADAWKINPRDVGIMGFSAGGHLASTMSTHNEWAERPDFSILFYPVVSMNERETHRGSVMGFLGDNRNDKDLVKSFSNFNAVRRHLTPPALIILANDDRAVPPVTNGIAYYSAMRRAGNDCTLHVYTSGGHGFGFRSNFKYHNQMLADLDQWLRDLKAPKTDAIRVACIGNSITDGMGIDMSERLGYPAQLQRILGSGYDVKNFGVSARTMLNKGDYPYMNEQAWKDALGFLAPGKKDGSSDIVIIKLGTNDSKDYNWKYGSEFEANMQQMIDSLCPMVPVLNKKGKATKKMKRVDSPRIFLCTPIKPVSDRWGISGNCITNEVIPAIRRVAEKNGLTIIDLNSLFSIDDGNMQGDGIHPTDKGARRMAEIIADAIKK; the protein is encoded by the coding sequence ATGAGACATTTTTTCTTATCTGGTCTTTTAGCCGTGGCATCCGTCGTGTTTGCCCAGACAAACAGAACGTTTACCTTTAACATTACTCCTGATGGTAAGGCAAACATGGTAGCCTACCTGCCCGATAATCCTACTGGTCGTGCAATTGTTGACTGCCCAGGAGGTGGATATAGTCATTTGTCAATGCAGAACGAAGGTCATGATTGGGCATCGTTCTTCAATAAGCGAGGCATTGCCTACTTCGTGCTTACCTATCGCATGCCCAATGGAGATAGAAACATTCCGATGAGCGATGCTCGCATGGCTATCCGTACTGTTCGTGACTCTGCTGATGCATGGAAGATTAATCCTCGTGATGTGGGTATCATGGGATTCTCGGCCGGAGGTCATCTTGCTTCTACCATGTCCACGCATAATGAATGGGCTGAGCGTCCAGACTTCTCAATACTGTTCTATCCTGTTGTGTCTATGAACGAGCGCGAGACTCATCGTGGCTCTGTCATGGGATTCCTAGGTGATAATCGTAATGACAAGGACCTCGTGAAGAGTTTCTCAAACTTCAACGCCGTTCGTCGTCACCTCACTCCTCCTGCCCTCATCATTCTGGCAAATGACGATCGTGCTGTTCCACCTGTTACCAATGGTATCGCTTACTATTCAGCTATGCGTCGCGCTGGCAATGATTGTACGCTACATGTTTATACCTCTGGTGGTCATGGTTTTGGCTTCCGTTCTAACTTCAAGTATCATAATCAGATGCTTGCTGACTTAGACCAGTGGCTTCGCGACCTGAAAGCACCAAAGACTGATGCTATCAGAGTGGCTTGCATTGGCAACAGCATCACCGATGGCATGGGTATCGACATGTCAGAGCGTCTTGGCTATCCTGCTCAGTTGCAGCGCATCCTCGGTAGTGGTTACGACGTAAAGAACTTTGGCGTCAGCGCACGCACCATGCTGAATAAAGGTGACTATCCATATATGAATGAACAGGCGTGGAAGGATGCTCTTGGCTTCCTCGCGCCAGGTAAGAAAGATGGTTCTTCTGATATTGTCATCATAAAGCTTGGTACCAATGACTCTAAAGATTATAACTGGAAGTATGGCAGCGAGTTTGAGGCTAACATGCAGCAGATGATTGACTCACTCTGTCCTATGGTGCCTGTGCTGAACAAGAAAGGCAAAGCTACTAAGAAAATGAAGCGTGTCGACAGTCCCCGCATATTCCTTTGCACACCCATTAAGCCTGTGAGCGATAGGTGGGGCATCTCTGGCAATTGTATCACCAATGAAGTAATACCCGCTATTCGTCGTGTGGCAGAAAAGAATGGTCTAACCATTATTGACCTCAACAGCCTCTTCTCCATTGACGACGGAAATATGCAGGGTGACGGCATTCATCCCACAGACAAGGGTGCTCGCCGCATGGCAGAGATTATTGCCGATGCAATAAAGAAATAG